A segment of the Actinomyces sp. oral taxon 171 str. F0337 genome:
GCCAGTATCTGGGCGTGGACCGTCAGTGCCGGGCATATCGAGGTCGCCGGTGAGGACAGCGGCGACGGTGAGGCGGTCAGAGCGCCGGTGGCGATCGTCCTGGGGGCGGCCGTTCACGCCGACGGTCAGCCCTCGCCCTGGCTGGCCCACCGCCTCGATGTCGCTGCCGACCTCTACACCAGCGGCCGCGTCGAGGCGATCCTGGTCTCCGGGGACAACCGGCGCGCCGGTTACGATGAGCCCACTGTCATGCGCAGGTACCTCCTCTCTCAGGGGATCCCTGATCAGGCGGTCGCCGTGGACTACGCGGGCTTCGACACCTACGACACCTGCGTGCGGGCGCGCCGGGTCTTCGGGATCGAGCGGGCCCTGCTCGTGACCCAGGATTTCCATGAGCCGCGCGCTGTCGCCATCTGTCGCTCGGTCGGCGTCGACGTCGACGGTGTCGGCGAC
Coding sequences within it:
- a CDS encoding vancomycin high temperature exclusion protein, which gives rise to MTEEEPRLGVPHAGNAAELKDDEVNSPQGPDTAGRPGVLRRLLRFSLAAMGVVTLLAAGASIWAWTVSAGHIEVAGEDSGDGEAVRAPVAIVLGAAVHADGQPSPWLAHRLDVAADLYTSGRVEAILVSGDNRRAGYDEPTVMRRYLLSQGIPDQAVAVDYAGFDTYDTCVRARRVFGIERALLVTQDFHEPRAVAICRSVGVDVDGVGDSRARSDRIGWMVSWMRERPAAIKAVIDVVARRDPTLGRRETSVAEAIVWTREHRR